ACACTGCAACTGATTTAAGATTCCAGGCCCTTACCCATAAAATAGAAAGAATTGACGCAGTATTTTTTACACATGCACACGCTGACCATATTCATGGCATTGACGAGTTGAGGAGTTTTAATCTCCTGCAGGGTGCAGCTATCCCGTGTTACGGAAGCAGTGATACCATGAATTCTATAAAAGATAAATTCGGATATGTGTTTAATGACTCAGGAAATAAAAACTGGACACCCAGACTGATAATAAATATTGTTGAAACCGGGTTTGAACTTTTCGGGATAACCATATTGCCTGTTAAGATATTTCACGGAGAAAACATGATACTCGGCTATCGCTTAAACAACGTGGCCTATTTAACTGATTGCAATGGTATCCCTGATTATTCTATGAGTGTTCTCAGGGATGTATCTGTTCTCATTTTAGACGCAACAAGGTATCAGCCTCACAACAAACACTATGGCCTTTCAGAGGCCATTGAAGTAATAAAAGAACTTAAACCAAAACGTGCTGTTTTAACTCATCTCTCCCACTCATACAACCATGATAAGGTGAACTCAGAACTTCCTGAGGGGATTGAGTTGGCGTATGATGGGATGGAGATTGAAGACGAGTGAGACGGCAGAAGCAAGAAGCAAGAAGTAAGAAGTAAGAAGTAAGAAAAAGAAAGATAACAAAGATATGTTCCCTCCCCCTTGATGGGGGAGGGTTAGGGTGGGGGTGAGCTTGGAGTACACTATGCAAAAGGTTCCGGCTGAATTTGATTCGCCTACTTATGTAGATGTTTTATCACAGCTTGATGCTGCGGCTGAATGGTTGTGCCTTGATCGTAATATATGGAACAGGTTGAGACTGCCGCAACGGGCGTTGTGTGTTTCCATGCCGATACGCATGGATAGCGGTGATGTTCATGTGTTTCAGGGGTTCAGGGTTCAGCACGATTCATCGCTTGGTCCGACTAAGGGCGGGATACGTTATCATCCGGGAGTTAATCTCGGTGAAGTTGCAGCACTTGCAATGAACATGACATTGAAGTGTTCCCTTGTGGGCCTTCCTTATGGCGGCGCAAAGGGCGGGGTCAGGTGTAATCCCAAGGACCTTTCGAAAAAGGAACTTCAGCGGCTCACGAGACGTTTCACATCTGAGATATATATGGTCATCGGGCCGGATCACGATATACCTGCTCCTGATGTAGGTACAAATGATGAGGTAATGGCATGGATGATGGACACCTATAGCCAGCAGAGAGGATATGCTGTACCGGGCGTAGTCACAGGCAAACCAATTTGCATCGGAGGCTCGCTCGGCAGGGAAGAGGCAACAGGAAGGGGAGTGGTATACATTACTATGGAGGTATTAAAACATCTCGGTATAAAGCCTGAGGAATCTACTGCTATTGTACAGGGATTCGGCAATGTGGGTTCGATTGCCGCACGGTTCTTAACTGCATCCAATATTAAGGTAACAGGAATAAGCGATTCAACATGCGGTATATTCAACAGGAATGGACTTGATATTACAAATGTAGTCTCCTACAAAAAGAAAAAGCATACACTTGAAGGTTATCCTGATGGAGAATTTATAGATAATAAAACCCTGATGGAAACTGATTGTACCATTCTAATTCCTGCCGCACTCTCCGGACAGATAACCGAAGAAAACGCAGGCAGGCTGAGATGCAAAGTAATTGTAGAAGGTGCAAACAGCCCCA
The window above is part of the Nitrospirota bacterium genome. Proteins encoded here:
- a CDS encoding Glu/Leu/Phe/Val dehydrogenase; translation: MQKVPAEFDSPTYVDVLSQLDAAAEWLCLDRNIWNRLRLPQRALCVSMPIRMDSGDVHVFQGFRVQHDSSLGPTKGGIRYHPGVNLGEVAALAMNMTLKCSLVGLPYGGAKGGVRCNPKDLSKKELQRLTRRFTSEIYMVIGPDHDIPAPDVGTNDEVMAWMMDTYSQQRGYAVPGVVTGKPICIGGSLGREEATGRGVVYITMEVLKHLGIKPEESTAIVQGFGNVGSIAARFLTASNIKVTGISDSTCGIFNRNGLDITNVVSYKKKKHTLEGYPDGEFIDNKTLMETDCTILIPAALSGQITEENAGRLRCKVIVEGANSPTTREADAILNDKGIFVVPDILANSGGVIVSYFEWVQDLQKYFWKEKEINERLHEIITVAFDKVLKFSVSENIAMRKASMVIAIKRLADAHLARGLYP
- a CDS encoding MBL fold metallo-hydrolase, producing the protein MKILFLGSGTSTGVPVIGCNCATCQSDNPKNKRTRASILVGSNNKNILIDTATDLRFQALTHKIERIDAVFFTHAHADHIHGIDELRSFNLLQGAAIPCYGSSDTMNSIKDKFGYVFNDSGNKNWTPRLIINIVETGFELFGITILPVKIFHGENMILGYRLNNVAYLTDCNGIPDYSMSVLRDVSVLILDATRYQPHNKHYGLSEAIEVIKELKPKRAVLTHLSHSYNHDKVNSELPEGIELAYDGMEIEDE